AGATGCATACAGGGCAACCgcctgcagagagagaaaaatgcccTGTTAGGATGGAGAAGGTCCAGGGGAcgaagaagaaaagaaaaacacttggGAAGGCACTGGTATAGTGACACCAGTGTTGCTGAGGTCCTACAGACCTTCCCAGCCACACCAGGTCCCATAGCACAGTAGGCTAGAGATGGAGTCCTTCTTGGCCTATTAGGAATCCACAAAACATCCTGAATTGATTTGTTCCAGTTATTAATTaccccagctgctgctttttaatCTTTCAGGAATAAGGTTATACTGTAAAGCCTCTGGTTTCTTCATCATTGTGACTCACTAGCAGTTAGGTGGGTCACAACAACTTCTATCTGGTGTCTGGTGTGCTTCCAGGGAATGTGGTTGCTTTCTACCTACACCACCTTTGCCATCATCTGCCCTTGTGATACAGAGGGACCTTGAAGCATAAGAACCCACAGCAAGAGGATTGGAGCTTTTCTTGAGGgtttaaagcaattaaaaggTGAGAAGCAGAATCTGGTACTTCTCACCTGCAGTTCCTTCAGCCATGATAGTTCAGTCCTTTGCATTGCTTGTCCCCACTCTCTGGGACATTTGCCAGGGATAACTGGCGTTCTGCTGTTGGCTCAGGAAGGTTCCCTGTGACCACATGGGCAAAGTACTGTTATTTATTCTACAACAAAGCAGCTCTGTCCTGGACACAAGCCCAAATCTCCTGGACTTCACACTCACACTGCCTTTTATTATACTTTGGTCATCTGTCAAGCTCAGATGTTGATGACTGCAAGCTCCAGATGGCTGTCTGAGGCCTGGGATCGATCCCTCTCTGACACTGCCACCTGGCCAACTGGCACAGCCTTGAAGCAGGTGATCCAAGCCCAGGAGACACCATAAAAAAACTTGGCCCTCCTGTTGCTACAGAGCTCTTCCTACCTACAGGCCACATTGATGTCCATCTAAATAGTATTTGGTTTCCCAGACCCTGCAATAACCCAAGTGAGTTTCTTAGGACAAGAACAGGGACACTCCCATAAGTGCACAGTGCCATTaatccaaacaaacacaacccaAATGGCATCAAGAGGCAGAAGAGCAGATGGGAGGGTTGTACCTGACATCTTCTCCATCTTCAAGCATGGACAGACAGATTGTGCATTTCTCATCGGTGTCTGACTCCTCTCCATCATCTTGCTCAGCTTTGCCTTCCTGTGGTCTTCTCTGCAGCAAAGTTAAAGACATAATTTGGTTAGGCCTTGACTTTCTAAAGCTCTCCCAAGCCTGGGTAGTGTCAGAAAGGTAAATAATAAAAGTCTTTTCTATTATCCAGATCCTCCAGCTTGGGGAAGACAGCCCAGCCAAAACAGTCAGTGAGATGAGGGTGCCACCAACATGCTGCTGGCTAGCATGTCTCCTCCTGGGGCCAGTGGCAATGGGGCTGGTGGTAGTGTCCCAAGGCGCAGCCTGTCCTCTGCTGCCCTAATACAGCCCTCTACCACTTCCTTGCAGTGGGGATGGCCCCGTGGTCTCCTTTGCTGGAAGCTTCTCCTGGAGACTCCAAAGCATGTTGGACCACCACTGCCAGGAAGGACAACCACTGTGCCCCATGCCAGCCTGGCCACAAGCCCATTCCCACACTGCACTACAGGGCTGTGCTTAGCCTCTCAGCtctccccttttctctttccccacaTATCCACTCCTATTAATACCATTTTTCTGGATCCACTGGAGATGCAGTCACAGATAAGTGCACCAGGAGTTAACTCCCAGCCTTGGCAACACAACATCCCTACATGTTACCACTCAGCTGGGAACGACCAACACATGAAATCACTACCCAAACAAGCataatttttcccattttctccttAGCACAACCCAAAGATGTGCCACCCATTTCCTTATAGTGAGGAGGATCAGCTCCAAGAGAGGAGACACCCCTAGTGAAGGGAGGGGAGGACAAAGTCCCCCATGCCACGGAGCCACCGCACTCACTCACGTCAGGGTGCATGGGCAGCGCCACTTGCATGCAGAACAGGGTGGGTTTGCATGCACGAAGCCCCCTTGGAGGTGTGCACTTTCTTACCAGGTGCGGACAGGGGGAAAATTGCACCCGCTGGGTGGGAGAAGGTTGAGACCCTTTTGAAAATTTGGCCCGCAGCTTCCTAGCCTAGAAGTGAGAAACAGCCAGCTGAGCTACGCCACCGCTTCAGCCCAGGAGCCCCCACAAGATATTAAAGCACCACTTTGGATTTCACATTCCTCCCCTGCTCTGGGGAATGTTCTGAGTGATGGCTCCGGTTTGCCAACCCTGAGGATTGCAACCCACCAAAGTCTTTTCTTCtgtctgctctgtgcccagagcCCTTGACCAGCTGAGAGGGgctggcagctgtgccatggcttTGGGGAACTCACCTTCTTGTACTTGTGGGGGAAGGTGAACCTCTCAATGGTGTTCTGGACGGCGCCCCGACTCACACTGCCTAGCCtgtcctccagctgcagcagctcctgtggcacAGGAATATCAGGAAAGTGTCATCCTCATTGTTCCCAAGGCACAAGGTTCCACCACACAACCCTAATCACTGGCACCCAAGACTCCCTCCTACCCTTTCCTCAGTGGAAATGTCTATCAAACCCAAATCAGTCATGCCTTCATGATAGATCTGAGCCCTGGCATTTGGCTCAATTACTAAGGGCTCAAGGCACAAAGCTGTATGTCCAGTATTTCACAAATGAGGGTAGAATTTGAGCTCCACCTGACaagctgcaaaacaaaaccccataGAACTGGAGCACTTTGTTCACAGATGTAAAAGGAGCCTGAGTCAACCCAAGCCAGACCTAGGCACCTAGGGGTAAACCATCTTTTGCCAAGCCCATTCAACCCCTTCACCTCCCAGTTATTACTAAAATTGCTGAATGACTCAGTGCAATTTCCAGGCCATAAAACAGCCTTACAAGTTTATACCAGAGCTTGCATAGATTCCTAGCACTTCAAAAACCAATAATTCCAGTCCCCAAGACATACGTACCTCGTAGCTCTCCCGCACAGCGGACGTGTGCCTACTTGGGTTCAGTCCCTGAAGAGCAAGCAACTGAAGCTGAGGGTAAGGGTAATTTCTGATTTCATGAACAACCTGAGAAGTGAGGGAGAGAGATAAAGCTACCTGTATTTACCCACAGAAAACCCTCAGGTACCCTGATGTAAATCTAGCGCTTCAAGAATTCAAATTGAAACAGCGGATTGACATCTTCACCAATGGAAggtttttaataacaaaaaaatgagGTTTTATTAAATAGGTCTCCAATGAATTATCTAAGAACATGCATTTCTTCTGAATAAAGTATCTGTTATAATTAATTCTGTAGCATCCATAACATTGCAGGTCCAAACTCTCAGCATAGCTtagctttaaaagaaattgtattttatttaaagggTGGATTTGTCTTCATccatgctttgatttttttttttaagactcaCAGGAGTACACAAGTGAGAGGGTCTGACTATATTCATGAGAAAAAACACTCTCATGGGATTCCTGAGGATGCTTTAAGGATTAACAGTGCTTAGCATGGCTCAACTCCAAGTACAACACTCTGCTAGGAGAGTGGGTAACAAATGACCCCAGTCAGCCTCTCTTCTCATCAAACCCACCCCCACTGTGCAAGCGGTCATGTAAAACCTTTACAGGTGTCATCAAAGCTTGTGTAGAGAGCAACAACAGGATGAGGGGTGGTTCTGAAAGGTCACCCACTGCCCATCCTTCTGCATAAAAAATGTCCTGGGAGCTCACAGTTTGCTTCAgtattaataatattattaataacaaCTGCTGAGTCTCTCACATCCTGCATAGGTTTTGCAGACCAGCTTGTGAACTGTGGTGCTGCACACAGTGGACCAAGTCCTTCCAGAAcagctgaggttttttttttcctcctctaatCCAGTGCAGTGATGCAACATTATCCTTTCAGACACTCCCTCCCACGGCTGGAGATAAGTGGGATTCGCAGAAGACAGGTGATAGAAAGATAGCAGCCTTTATTTTGACTGCCTTCTGGCAGACAATGCATAAAACATTTCTCAGTAAAAGCGTTTCACTTACCATCTGCGTTGAGGATGTGCTTCTGGGGAAATGGTGCATCCGAGGCGTAGCTAAGTAATGCTGATATGGCTGAGGGACTGGCCGGACCTGGAACTGGGCATGAGTCAGTCCCGCATCAACGCTGAGGTCCCTGCGGGCAGAGGATGAAAATATGGCTCTGTATGCATGGATTTATTCATGGACTACAGCAAACCAGACCATGCTCACAAAGCACCCTCcttgctgggctctgggctgcTGTGGAGTCCTCAGGCTGGGGAGATGCTACTTGCTTGGAAGGGAGTTTCCTCCAATTTGGGCAATCACCCACCAGGCCAGCACGAAGAAGGGAGGGGTTGATTTTATGCCAGTCAGTATTTGTGATAGTCAGGGTCAAGAGCAGTGCAGATGCAGTCTGCTAATTTCAGAGCAAGAGCATTTTGGTGGCTCACAATGATACCCAGGCTCACTAACCCAACCTGGACAGACCaggtccttgctgtgctgctacTATCACAGTTTGCCTTGAATATTTTGCAGGAATATATGTAATTAGTCGAAGGACACACCAATGAACCATTCTGGGTAGTTACTAGGAGCTAGTTAGGCACTGTCTAGGGGCTTTTTGATGTGTGTATGCTCTCCATGGAGGTCTCCCAGCCCAGGCCACGGTGGGACTTGGGGAGTCAAAGCAGACTGCACCTCAACTGAATGCAGCCTCAGGGTAGTGAGGGTGTGAGGACTGACAGTGATGAggacctggcacaggttgctcagagaagctgtgactgtcccatccctggaggtgtccaaggacaggttggatggggtttggagcaacctgggatagtggaagatATCCTTACTCAGGACAGGGGGGtggaacttgatgatctttgaagtcccttccaacccaaaccattctgtaattctatgattctgtgaattcctGAACTGCAATTTGTGGAGAAAACATAATGGTTTTAAGCAGTGTCTGGATGGGACTGCTGTAGGAAATGTGTCACACAACTAGCAGGCCATCACCAATGGAGTAGGACATCCCTGATGGCCTCACTTGACCCCATacagcctggcacaggcaaGAAGAGGTCAGCCTGGAGGCCCACCTGGTGAATCTGGGCACTTACATCCTCCAGAAAAATAACCCAGCTCAATTTGAGCACCTGGCATGACCAAGACCCCATCAAATGTCACAGCCCTGTCCAATCCATCACACAGAGATAAATTGCAAACCATCACCATGCTGCATGAAGGGGGCAGGAGAAGACCTAGCTCAGCATCTCCATCTGTAATCCAATTAGCTGATCCGTATTCTCTCCAGCCAAAGAGTCCCTCGGCAAATGAGTTCTTTGAACATCATTCGCTTTATCATAATTACAAAATCCGGCGCTCTAATATCCATTGTCTTCATATTTGCCAAAGCAAAGCTAATTAGAGCACAGGGGTGGCTTCCCATCTCAGCCTTGAAGTTCTCCTCCCTTGTGTGGAGGATGGCAGCAGCATGTACCATATCTTGTTAGGAGCAACCCAGACGTGTCTTCCAGCAGCTGTGAAACTGCTTTCACCCAGCAGAAGGTATCAGATGTGAAGGGACAGTAAATGTAGGAATCCTTCATCCAGAACAGCCTGTGCACCAGTGCTCTAGAATTCCCTAGTAAGACATCCTGCACCaagttggacttggtgatctttgtgggttccttccagctcaggatactctatggttctatgattctatgttgaGGCCAAGAGAGGGACTATCTTTGCTGGTCCTGCGCCAGACAGGTGAAACCTGGCAGAGGATAAAACACAGCAGGCAACTGGCAAGAGCACAACCAAGGTGAGAACCCACAGGACTGGGCACTTTCCAGCTCCTGTGTATTTTAGGTATTTATCCAATTGTTTAAGAGTGTTTTAGGTGGATggaaagctcagctggaaatcAGGAGGCTTTGGGTCCATTCCTAGCCCAGTCACTTTCTTGATGCATGACCCTGACCACTTTCCATATTCCCCATCTACAAAATAGATATAGTAATCCACAGAGTGCTTGGAGAACATGGACTGAAGAGATCTCTCAAGGCCGAATGACCATTATTAACTTGCACAAGTAATTGCAACAGTAGTACTTCTGAACTGTTTGTGCATCTAGAGACTTAAAATCAGGTATTGAGGTCCCTGAAGTGATAGTATGGGTCTACAGATGGGTCCAAAACAGAAATCTGCACGGAATTGTGTTTTCCCAGGGTCTGGAGGTGACTAAGCAGAGTAGATTAGctgaagaaaaccagaaataacTTGTTTTCTAGCCCATGCTACATGGATGACTGTACAGCATCTTGATGCTCAGATGAGAGCTCAGATGAGCTGTGATGCTTATGGTACATGGACTGAGAACAACCCAAAGTGATGGATAAGACTCCAGATAACAGGTGGGATGGTCATTTACGATGTGTGTGCGCAGGAGATGACTTAAGAAACCAAAGGAGAGTTTATTTATTCTTCACTCAAAAATTTTAATTGACACTGGGCTTTCTGGGATGATTTATCCCCTTCAGATCTTCCTTCCATTCCCACTTTTagtggcagtgcccaccacctaCTGCTTCTGAGAAAATGCTCCTGCAGCTCATCCAGGGGGTAACACATTAGAGAGAAATTTTATATCTGTCACTGGGCAAAACTGTACTTGTGCCCTGGGGGAAAATGAGTCAGtcaaacatgcacacacagtgtATGATTTCTGTCATCCCCACTCCTTAGGTTTTATAAGGTTAAGAAGCAACACAgcggggaaaaggagggagggggagggaacaTAAAGTGATGCTTTATCAGATTCTTCTAATGATTATAATTAAACACTCTGCACTGaaagagaggcagaaagaatGGCTCCATCCAGATGGTACATGAACTGCTTTGCAAACTGAGCAGAACCATGTCATCCTGGCCACATTCAGCCCACAGGGATGCCAGTAATGGGAACACCTGAGAAGAAAATGGCAGAAGAACGTGGTCATATTTTAGGCTGTGTATTATTgcactgaaggggaaaaaaaccactctgTGTTCAAAGGACTTTTCATTTGCAGAGTGACGAATTCAGTTGTTAGGAAATGCCATCATTAAGATCTCCTATGCCATTTTATTTCAGTCCCCTTGTGCATATACATTGCGATTGTCTCTAATTACAAGTTCAcatgctatttttttccattcacaGAATGGACTTTGTTCAGCTTACAAGCAACTACTCAGAAGTacgtttttattttcttattctatCAAGCAGGACACCATAACTTATTAACTGTTTGAGAGCTCAAAACCTACTCTCAAAATGAAATGATCAATTCCCTACAAAGCTTTTCCAGGGTATTAAAACATTGCAGTGGGAGAATGGATAACAAATCTTGATTCATATCACCCTGCATGACAGACCAACATGGTGTTCCCCCCCAGTTGAAATGACAGAAGTTATGGGCACTGTTTTTTGGGTCCCTGAAGGACAGCAGAAGGTCTAGTTCAGGCAGAGACAGTAGTCTACAGGAAAAAGATCCTGTCTGGACCCTGCAGCAAGAAGAAACACTGGGGAACATTAATGCTTGTCTGCTCTCTATATCTGTAGGTGAAGAGTTACGGGTGTTAACAATGGCCAGAGAAGGGAACACAGTTGGGAAAGagtctggagcaccaggagaggctgagggaactgaaggggctcagcctggagtaAAGGAGGTGCAAGGGGGGCCATATTGCTCTCTTCAACCTCCTGACAGGAGGAAGGAGCCACatgggggtcaggctctgctcccagggagcagaggacagaacaagaggaaatggcttcaagttgGACCAGGGAATGTTTAGACTGAACATTAGGAACAATTCCTTCATTCCAAGAGCCATCAAATGCTGCTGgaggctgccagggcagtggtggaatcaccatacctggaaggatttaaaagccatgtggatgtggcacttgggaacatGGGCTAGTAGCAGACTTTGCAGTGCAGGGGAATGGTTGtatttgatgatcttagagggttTTTCCATCCCAAATGATGATTCTGAAAATCTATGTATTTATGCTTGGAGGCTTTAGCATACACTCATGGCCCTCTCAGAGGTGAGTTTTCCCATTACACCTTCCCCGCACTGTAACTGTTGAGCTGACCCTCAACCCTTGCAGCCTTCCCAAGGCTTTTTAAACACCTCACTGGATGCACTGGTGAAATGTGGATCACTTACCAGTCCGTGCCTTCTGCTAAATACCTAGGCTGGGGCCCCATGGGTTGTGGAGTCTGCAGTTGGTGGCTGAAGTCGAAGCTGGGGTGTAGGCGGTGAGGCTGAACAGACATGCGCTCTTGAGCCCGCCTACAGGGAGGAGAACAGCAACAGAGTCAGACAtgggtgggcactgggatgtACACCTCCTGCTCCAACCTCCTGTCAATAATCCATGGGAAAATCCCAGCATGAATATGTGTCCAAGAGAAAAGAGCCCAGGCAGGTGTCGGGAGGATGGGAAATATAACCCAGGGCCATGTCACTTTCTCACAGTCACAATGGACATTCCCTCTCACATTCCTTGGCAGCCACATGTGCTCAGTTTACAGGAGGTACTATTTGGTGGCAatgtggagagaaaaagaggaaatcaaACAACTTCTTCCCGAGCAGCTTCGTGCTGTttgcactgttttctttctctccacagTCAGCCCCATAAACAAGACACAAGATAAAACGTGTCCCTGCTTCAGCCGTGATCCGTCATCATAAAAAAGCTGCAGGTTGTCTCATCTCCCCATGCAGTCCATAAACTCCTGGGGAACCTCATTCATAACTGGATTACTCAGGAGTGACTGAAAGCAGAATTTACTCTTGCTGGCCTTTGCCAACATTTCTCTGGCTGATGGACAGGCCAGGCTGGGatccagctccttctccctcagctctggtgcCATTGcagacagggaaaagaaagaggtgGAAAATACAACAAGGTTTTCCTAGGGATTTGAGTCTCATAGTTATTGCTTATTTGAACAACTCAGGGGAAAGGGATGTGCTGCTTGATCGATGTCCACATTTGGCAAGGGACAAGGTGGATGCACAAGCAGGGTGTGCATTACAGACAGACTCATACCCTTTGCTCCCTATCAAGTCCCCACTTACCAGAGGAGACATCACAAAGCAAATCTTCAGGAAAACACCAGAGCAAATGGAACAGAGAGCTGCTAGGTAAATAACTTTTCATACAGCCACAGTTAGAGGCCTCACTTTCAAAGGCACAACCCATATTCCCATTACTGGGACCTCCTGCCCTACACCTGTAAGGGTTCCAACACTCTGCTCCGATGCAGCTGTGCTTTCAGAGACAAGCTGTGGGCCTCAGCAAGAGGTTCCTACCTTTTTTCACAACCCACTTACAAATAAAACACTGACAGCATTTACCAAAGCAGATTATGTGTAGAATTGTACtctgtgttttaatttgaattCAGCTTATGACTAAGAGATAAACACTTGTATCATCGGTGCCTCAGCCTTGAACATACTTGCTACCCAATTATTATCTAATCATTAAACCCACCTAAAATCCAGcttatgcaaaacaaaacaatgatgAGAAGAACAcacaatttaaaaacagaaaggatATGTAAAAAAGGTTTTTCTATCTGTAGCGTTCTTTCCAAATGAAGCACTATTGCAAAGATTCATCCTCCGATTCTTAATCTTTGGTTACAACCCACAAACAGCTTCTGTGTTTACAAAAGAAGCACTCCTCTCCCAAGAAACACAATCAGAACAAGGCCAGGCATCCATTTCCACCTCTGCTGAGTTACAGTAATTCTCTCTGCATTCATCAACCCAGTCTGTATTTAGGATGCTTTCAATGACAGAATGTGCTGCAGGTCAACGGAATCATTCCCTCATAGAGACAGAAAGCCTGCCTAGACCTAGAGGAACAAGCTCTCCGTGTGTAGAACCTGATGAGACAAGTGGGTAAAATCTCCTGCATGGTTGTGAAACAGCAGGCACAGGATGTAGCTCATGCTCACAATCTATCACTCTCTCTGCCACACAGGACAGGTTCACTGCAACACCATCATGATTCTCCTGCGAGTGACAACAATAGGTGACCTTTGGGACACACTAGATGAACACAGTAGGGATCCCCATGGGAAAGGTATCCCTTCAGGTGCAGtcttccctgctgcctcccctctgGTGGGAGGATTTTTAGGGCACACAGAAGAACTCATGAAGAAAACTCAACACGaccagcactgctgggttttttgcaGGTGAAGTGGGGCTGATGTAGCTTCTCAGCACCCTGCAGGATGAGTAAGACCCCCTTACCTGGGATGGGGCATGAGCCGGCGGTGCTGTGCctcaaggagctgctgctggaggaggtaTTGCTGGTGTAGCGCCTGAGGTAGGAAGGAGGGTCCGGCGACGTCCtggaagggcagggctggcactggggcaaGGGGCTGGTGCAGGGGGCCACTGTGCTGGTGTGCAGGGGCCATGTGTGGGgtcagccctggctggggctgcactgTGTGAGGCAGGGTGAAGTCGGCGGAGAGCTGAGGCTGGGGACCCAGGTGGAAATGCCGGCAGGAGGTAGCATGGGGATGCTGAGACCTTTGAAAAGGAGCACCTGGAAGAGAAGAGCACAGCCGTCACGGGGAGGAGAccagcagcactcagggcagcccagcccagtggcAACAGTTGGgcaaacagctgtttctctccaCTTCCAGAAgggtcatttaaaaaaaaaaaagagagagagaacaagTCAGTTAATGTGGATTATAAggaaaaatgttgatttttgaCTAGTAGTATTTGTCCTCCAAAAAACATTGGAGCCAAAAACATAGATTTTGGTTCAAAATTGCTTTTTGACTGCAAATTGAAATGTGTCCTTAGGAAAACTGCTTCAGCTTGTCTTTGCTTGCCTGTCTtaaatagaaaaagaacaaaagtatTAACAGAGCCTGCAAAGATAGAACAGGGGGTgatggttttaaattaaatgagAGGAGATTCAGACTAGATAGAAGGAAGATATTTTTTACACTGAGTttggggaggccctggcacaggctgcccagagaagctgtggctgccccatccctgaaagagttcaaggccaggctggacaggattTGGAACAATCTGATCCGGTGAAAGGTGTttctgcccatggtagggggttAGACTGGATGActtttaaaggtcctttcccacccaaaccattctacagTTCTATGATATAGCCTCAATATtttagaaaagggaaaaacaccaaaatgatttctaaaatattttttattggaATATGAGCTTACTAAAATTTTCAAAGCTTTCCCTGAGCTGCAGACTTTCCCTGCAAGTCAAGGTATTTTTTCTATCTCTAAAACTGTCTCATAGGAGAGGAAATAATCTCTGTTATAAGAAACTGTCTCTCCCTGACTGCAGGACATGAATGAGACACCTCCCACCTCTGAGAGCAGGGATGAAGGCCATATGTGTTTGGTGAGGCCCTTCAGTAGTCCGTCCTCATGAGCTGCTTGCAGGgagagagcagctgctggaaacaCAACACAGACTGCTATGAGACCAGCCATGAAGCTGATGGGCGTGAGGGAGAAATGAGGTGTGAAAGATATCCATAGTGGAGGCGTTTTGCAAAACATCTGGCACTGGTTTGCACCTTGCTCAAGAGCCTCACTTGGATAGGCCCTTGTTCCAATCCAGCATGTTAATCCCTACATTCCTGGAACATTTACAGGCATCACGCAAAACTTTTGGCTCTTAAACTAGGGAAAGAGTCAACTCAGAGGTGAAGGATGAGACAGGAGTGAGGCTATTAGAGATGCCTCTTTGCTGAGGATCAAACACAGGATAGGATACCTACCCTTTTACATGGTGTTTCAAACACCCCATCTTCCTAAAAAAACTCCCcttcttttttaaatcttcaGGAATGGCAAAAAATACCCAGAAACAACAGCATCAAGAGACACTGAGTATCATTCCAAGACACAGGCATGAACATCTTGCCTTCACCCAGATCCCTTCTGCTTACATCTCCCTGGCAGGCAGGGCCACCCTATCACAGCAGCCTAGGGAGTCCCAAGTGCTTTCTGTTCACTCTCATGGAAACAGGAGAGGCACACAGCAAGCCAGATGCCAGCAAGACAAACAATGGGAGAGGACCTAACAGGAATGGATGGTTTGCAGAACTGTGCATAATTACACACAGCATCTCTTAAATACGTACTAATCTTCTGTAGTGCCCCTCTGAGAGACGCAGCAGGGAACAAAATCCTGTGACACCTGCAGTAGAACTTCGTAAGTTGGTATTTCCCCTGCTGTCAAGTAACAGCATGGTTTGACCATGCTATTAATTACAGAGGTGGTGGGATCAGATCTGCCCTTCCTCAATGATGAAGCTGCAAACGCAGACCAAATTGACATCCATACACCCACATTCCCCTGTAGGTTATATTTGTTGTGATGAATTTGGGCCAGGCCATCAGCAAACAGGCAAAGGCTAAGTAATGAAATGGGGATCCTGCACTGTCCTGGTGCTAAAGAGAATCATGAGGAGATGCCTCCTGACTGCTGTTTGCCTGGCACTTACCAAGCAACTCATGGTGAATTGCTCGACCTCTGGTGTTAATCCCTCCACACACCCCAATACACCAACCTGTGCCACCAGGCAGCAGTTGTATTTCAGATGGAACTGCCTTAGGGTGACATTAGACAGTGACACTTAGTGATACTCCCCCATGTTTACTGGGACACATTTTGTAGCATGTAAGTAGGGCAGGAAAAGCCTGTCTCTCATCTTCTGCGATATTCTTGTCTCTTGATGCCTGGTGTACCCTTAGCCAAGGATTTCCAGCCTTTCACTGGATGTTCGGAGCCCTCAGGGTGATGGACTTAAATGTCTGCAGGACCTTTGATGCCAGAGGCATGGTGAACTAGAGAGCACAAGGTGAGTAGATCATCTGGTATTGCTTTTGACCTGAATTTTTCCTCCCATACCAAGACAGTCCTTGTGAGGAACTTGGTCATAACATTTCCCCAAAGTCCAAAATGTGCAAACTTTACCTTTGGTATGTGTGTGGGAAGACAAGCACAGCCAACATAACCAAGAGCAAAAGCCTAATCCATTTTGTTTTGATACAGAGAGTTAATTTGCCTCATTTTTAGGCactaattaattaaattaagcATTTTTCAGTATTCTTCACCAGTGCCTACTGGTTCAATGATGCATTTCTCTCCACAGGAAAAATACTGTGAAGATGTGACCGGGACCATATGATTAAATAAAACCCATCAATTTGTCTTAACATAATACAATACCCTGTGTAGTAATTGTTCATTCCCTACAACTAATCCAATTGCTGATGAGGATTTTGACAGCCAAGTAAAGACTTTGGGGAATACTTCAGCAATTCTGTGCTTATTAGCAGTCATCAAATCATACAGCTGGCATAGCCAAACCAGCTTTCACAATGAAGAACCAGTCCTAGACAAGCATAGTGCCAGTAGACCTCAGAATGCTCTGGCAAACAAGTAACAGTGCAAAACTGAACATTACATTTCAAAGTCATTTATTTTTGAGTTTAACCTCTTCTGCTCATTGCATTTAGCTGCAAAGAGAATTGGTGAAGGCTGCTTTCCACAGCCTCT
This region of Pithys albifrons albifrons isolate INPA30051 chromosome Z, PitAlb_v1, whole genome shotgun sequence genomic DNA includes:
- the ARK2C gene encoding E3 ubiquitin-protein ligase ARK2C, whose translation is MVLVHVGYLVLPVFGSVRNRGAPFQRSQHPHATSCRHFHLGPQPQLSADFTLPHTVQPQPGLTPHMAPAHQHSGPLHQPLAPVPALPFQDVAGPSFLPQALHQQYLLQQQLLEAQHRRLMPHPRRAQERMSVQPHRLHPSFDFSHQLQTPQPMGPQPRYLAEGTDWDLSVDAGLTHAQFQVRPVPQPYQHYLATPRMHHFPRSTSSTQMVVHEIRNYPYPQLQLLALQGLNPSRHTSAVRESYEELLQLEDRLGSVSRGAVQNTIERFTFPHKYKKRRPQEGKAEQDDGEESDTDEKCTICLSMLEDGEDVRRLPCMHLFHQVCVDQWLATSKKCPICRVDIETQLGSDS